The proteins below are encoded in one region of Lagenorhynchus albirostris chromosome 7, mLagAlb1.1, whole genome shotgun sequence:
- the LOC132523834 gene encoding large ribosomal subunit protein uL4-like gives MACARPLISVYSEKGESSGKNVTLPAVFKAPIRPDIVNFVHTNLRKNNRQPYAVSELAGHQTSAESWRTGRAVARIPRVRGGGTHRSGQGAFGNMCRGGRMFAPTKTWRRWHRRVNTTQKRYAICSALAASALPALVMSKGHRIEEVPELPLVVEDKVEGYKKTKEAVLLLKKLKAWNDIKKVYASQRMRAGKGKMRNRRRIQRRGPCIIYNEDNCIIKAFRNIPGITLLNVSKLNILKLAPGGHVGRFCIWTESAFRKLDELYGTWRKSASLKSNYNLPMHKMLNTDLSRILKSPEIQRDLRAPRKKIHRRVLKKNPLKNLRIMLKLNPYAKTMRRNTILRQARNHKIRMDRVAAALEAKSDEKGIPGKKPVMGKKGKEAICVKKLKKPKKPKKALVGKKAAVTKKPAAKKKPAKKKPAKKKPAEKKPAEKKPAEKKPTEKKPTTEEKKAAA, from the coding sequence ATGGCGTGTGCTCGTCCACTGATATCAGTGTACTCTGAAAAGGGGGAGTCATCTGGCAAAAATGTCACTTTGCCTGCTGTGTTCAAGGCTCCCATTCGACCAGATATTGTGAACTTTGTTCACACCAACTTGCGCAAAAACAACAGACAGCCCTATGCTGTCAGTGAATTAGCAGGTCATCAAACCAGTGCTGAGTCTTGGCGTACTGGCAGAGCTGTGGCTCGAATTCCCAGGGTTCGAGGTGGCGGCACTCACCGTTCTGGCCAGGGTGCTTTTGGAAATATGTGTCGTGGGGGCCGCATGTTTGCACCAACCAAGACCTGGCGACGTTGGCACCGCAGAGTGAATACAACGCAGAAGCGATATGCCATCTGCTCTGCGTTGGCTGCCTCGGCTTTACCAGCGCTGGTCATGTCTAAAGGTCATCGTATAGAGGAAGTTCCTGAACTTCCTTTGGTGGTTGAAGATAAAGTTGAAGGCTACAAGAAGACCAAGGAGGCTGTTTTGCTCCTGAAGAAACTTAAGGCTTGGAATGATATCAAAAAGGTCTACGCCTCACAGCGAATGAGAGCTGGCAAAGGCAAAATGAGAAACCGTCGCCGTATCCAGCGCAGGGGACCCTGCATCATTTATAATGAGGACAATTGTATCATCAAGGCCTTCAGAAACATTCCTGGAATTACTCTGCTTAATGTAAGCAAACTGAACATTTTGAAACTTGCTCCTGGTGGGCACGTGGGACGTTTCTGCATTTGGACTGAAAGTGCTTTCCGCAAGTTAGATGAGCTGTATGGCACTTGGCGTAAATCTGCCTCCCTCAAGAGTAACTACAACCTCCCCATGCACAAGATGCTCAATACAGACCTTAGCAGAATCTTGAAAAGCCCAGAGATCCAAAGAGACCTCCGAGCACCACGCAAGAAGATTCATCGCAGAGTCTTGAAGAAGAATCCACTGAAAAACCTGAGAATCATGTTGAAGCTAAACCCATATGCAAAGACCATGCGCCGGAACACCATTCTTCGCCAGGCCAGGAACCACAAAATCCGGATGGATAGGGTAGCAGCAGCACTAGAAGCCAAATCAGATGAGAAAGGGATTCCAGGCAAGAAGCCTGTGatgggaaagaagggaaaggaggccATTTGCGTTAAGAAGCTGAAGAAGCCGAAGAAGCCAAAGAAGGCTTTGGTGGGAAAAAAGGCTGCAGTGACCAAGAAACCAGCAGCTAAAAAGAAGCCTGCTAAAAAGAAGCCTGCTAAAAAGAAGCCTGCAGAAAAGAAGCCTGCAGAAAAGAAGCCCGCAGAAAAGAAGCCCACAGAAAAGAAACCcaccacagaggaaaagaaggctGCTGCATAa